From one Thalassobaculum sp. OXR-137 genomic stretch:
- a CDS encoding DMT family transporter, with amino-acid sequence MPQPPTSAPDRAPAATTRPADVSENAVRGIGLLVTAELLFATMDTLAKHLGQEMPVPMVAWGRYAFHLGFMLMFFPGRRLVPLLRVRQVKLTLLRGVLLLTATMSFFTAIRYIPLADAVAIGFVAPLFVVALSIPILGETVGPRRWAAVVVGLIGVMVIVRPGFTDVHWAYGLMVFMAFIFAVFVIVTRMLTRTEETLSILFYAALMGTVGTSLMLPFFWQTPTWEQLGWMAAMGAIGGVSQWLMINAYKVATASSLAPFQYVQITFAAFWGYVVFGDIPDIWVILGGTIVIASGLYVIHRETALAKKG; translated from the coding sequence ATGCCCCAGCCTCCCACCTCGGCGCCGGACCGCGCGCCCGCCGCCACCACCCGGCCTGCCGACGTGTCGGAGAACGCGGTGCGGGGAATCGGGCTGCTGGTGACGGCCGAACTGCTGTTCGCCACCATGGACACCCTGGCCAAGCATCTGGGCCAGGAGATGCCCGTGCCGATGGTCGCCTGGGGCCGCTACGCCTTTCACCTGGGCTTCATGCTGATGTTCTTCCCGGGCCGCCGGCTGGTGCCGCTGCTCCGGGTTCGGCAGGTGAAGCTGACGCTGCTGCGCGGCGTCCTGCTGCTGACCGCGACCATGAGTTTCTTCACCGCCATCCGCTACATCCCGCTGGCGGACGCGGTGGCGATCGGGTTCGTCGCCCCGCTGTTCGTGGTCGCCCTGTCGATCCCGATCCTGGGCGAGACGGTCGGCCCCCGGCGCTGGGCGGCGGTGGTGGTCGGACTGATCGGGGTGATGGTGATCGTGCGGCCCGGCTTTACGGACGTGCACTGGGCCTACGGGCTGATGGTCTTCATGGCGTTCATCTTCGCCGTCTTCGTCATCGTCACCCGAATGCTGACCCGCACCGAGGAGACCCTCTCGATTCTGTTCTACGCGGCCCTGATGGGGACGGTGGGGACATCGCTCATGCTGCCGTTCTTCTGGCAGACCCCGACCTGGGAGCAGCTCGGCTGGATGGCGGCGATGGGAGCCATCGGCGGGGTGTCCCAATGGCTGATGATCAACGCCTACAAGGTCGCCACCGCCTCGTCCCTGGCGCCGTTCCAGTACGTGCAGATCACCTTCGCGGCGTTCTGGGGCTATGTGGTCTTCGGCGACATCCCGGACATCTGGGTGATCCTGGGCGGCACCATCGTGATCGCGAGCGGCCTCTACGTCATCCACCGCGAGACCGCCCTGGCGAAGAAGGGGTAG